One Bos taurus isolate L1 Dominette 01449 registration number 42190680 breed Hereford chromosome 25, ARS-UCD2.0, whole genome shotgun sequence genomic window carries:
- the NDE1 gene encoding nuclear distribution protein nudE homolog 1 — protein MADSGKTFSSEEEEANYWKDLAMTYKQRAENTQEELREFQEESREYEAELETQLQQTESKNRDLLMENNHLRMELETIKEKFKTQHSEGYRQISALEDDLAQTKAIKDKLQKYIRELEQANDDLERAKRATIMSLEDFEQRLNQAIERNAFLESELDEKENLLESVQRLKDEARDLRQELAVQQKQEKPRTPMPSSVDAERTDTAVQATGSVPSTPIAHRGPSSSLNTPGTFRRGLDDSTGGTPLTPAARISALNIVGDLLRKVGALESKLASCRNFVYDQSPGRASGPASGRGSKNRDSVDRRPGGSNVPLGDKGLGKRLEFGKPSSNVSSPSLPSAQGVVKMLL, from the exons ATGGCGGACTCGGGCAAAACCTTCAGCTCCGAGGAGGAAGAGGCCAACTATTGGAAAGACCTGGCTATGACCTACAAGCAGAG GGCAGAGAACACCCAAGAGGAGCTCCGGGAATTCCAGGAGGAAAGCCGGGAATACGAGGCGGAACTGGAGACACAGCTGCAACAAACTGAGAGCAAAAACAGGGACCTGCTGATGGAAAACAACCACCTTCGCATGGAGCTGGAGACCATCAAG GAGAAGTTTAAAACACAGCATTCTGAAGGCTACCGGCAGATCTCAGCCTTAGAGGATGACCTTGCCCAGACGAAAGCCATAAAAGATAAACTGCAGAAGTACATCAGAGAGCTGGAGCAAGCCAACGATGACCTGGAAAGAGCCAAACG GGCCACGATCATGTCACTGGAGGACTTTGAACAGCGTTTGAATCAAGCCATAGAAAGAAACGCCTTCCTGGAGAGCGAACTGGACGAGAAGGAGAATCTCCTGGAATCTGTTCAACGACTGAAGGATGAAGCCAGAG ATTTGCGGCAGGAATTGGCTGTGCAGCAAAAGCAGGAGAAACCCAGGACGCCCATGCCCAGCTCAGTGGACGCTGAGAGGACAGACACAGCAGTGCAGGCCACTGGCTCTGTGCCGTCCACCCCCATAGCTCATCGAGGACCCAGCTCTAGTTTAAACACTCCTGGGACCTTCAGACGTG GCCTGGACGACTCCACTGGGGGGACCCCCCTCACACCCGCAGCCCGGATATCAGCCCTCAACATCGTGGGAGACCTGCTGCGGAAAGTGGGG GCCCTGGAGTCCAAACTTGCTTCCTGCCGGAACTTCGTGTACGATCAGTCCCCAGGCCGAGCCAGTGGCCCAGCCTCAGGGCGGGGGAGCAAAAACAGAGACAGCGTGGACAGGCGGCCCGGCGGCAGCAACGTGCCTCTCGGTGACAAAGG GTTGGGAAAACGCCTGGAGTTTGGGAAGCCGTCGTCGAATGTTTCCTCACCGTCGCTGCCGTCAGCCCAGGGTGTAGTCAAGATGTTGCTTTAG
- the NDE1 gene encoding nuclear distribution protein nudE homolog 1 isoform X4, which translates to MADSGKTFSSEEEEANYWKDLAMTYKQRAENTQEELREFQEESREYEAELETQLQQTESKNRDLLMENNHLRMELETIKEKFKTQHSEGYRQISALEDDLAQTKAIKDKLQKYIRELEQANDDLERAKRATIMSLEDFEQRLNQAIERNAFLESELDEKENLLESVQRLKDEARDLRQELAVQQKQEKPRTPMPSSVDAERTDTAVQATGSVPSTPIAHRGPSSSLNTPGTFRRGLDDSTGGTPLTPAARISALNIVGDLLRKVGALESKLASCRNFVYDQSPGRASGPASGRGSKNRDSVDRRPGGSNVPLGDKGREN; encoded by the exons ATGGCGGACTCGGGCAAAACCTTCAGCTCCGAGGAGGAAGAGGCCAACTATTGGAAAGACCTGGCTATGACCTACAAGCAGAG GGCAGAGAACACCCAAGAGGAGCTCCGGGAATTCCAGGAGGAAAGCCGGGAATACGAGGCGGAACTGGAGACACAGCTGCAACAAACTGAGAGCAAAAACAGGGACCTGCTGATGGAAAACAACCACCTTCGCATGGAGCTGGAGACCATCAAG GAGAAGTTTAAAACACAGCATTCTGAAGGCTACCGGCAGATCTCAGCCTTAGAGGATGACCTTGCCCAGACGAAAGCCATAAAAGATAAACTGCAGAAGTACATCAGAGAGCTGGAGCAAGCCAACGATGACCTGGAAAGAGCCAAACG GGCCACGATCATGTCACTGGAGGACTTTGAACAGCGTTTGAATCAAGCCATAGAAAGAAACGCCTTCCTGGAGAGCGAACTGGACGAGAAGGAGAATCTCCTGGAATCTGTTCAACGACTGAAGGATGAAGCCAGAG ATTTGCGGCAGGAATTGGCTGTGCAGCAAAAGCAGGAGAAACCCAGGACGCCCATGCCCAGCTCAGTGGACGCTGAGAGGACAGACACAGCAGTGCAGGCCACTGGCTCTGTGCCGTCCACCCCCATAGCTCATCGAGGACCCAGCTCTAGTTTAAACACTCCTGGGACCTTCAGACGTG GCCTGGACGACTCCACTGGGGGGACCCCCCTCACACCCGCAGCCCGGATATCAGCCCTCAACATCGTGGGAGACCTGCTGCGGAAAGTGGGG GCCCTGGAGTCCAAACTTGCTTCCTGCCGGAACTTCGTGTACGATCAGTCCCCAGGCCGAGCCAGTGGCCCAGCCTCAGGGCGGGGGAGCAAAAACAGAGACAGCGTGGACAGGCGGCCCGGCGGCAGCAACGTGCCTCTCGGTGACAAAGG GAGAGAAAATTGA
- the NDE1 gene encoding nuclear distribution protein nudE homolog 1 isoform X1 — translation MADSGKTFSSEEEEANYWKDLAMTYKQRAENTQEELREFQEESREYEAELETQLQQTESKNRDLLMENNHLRMELETIKEKFKTQHSEGYRQISALEDDLAQTKAIKDKLQKYIRELEQANDDLERAKRATIMSLEDFEQRLNQAIERNAFLESELDEKENLLESVQRLKDEARDLRQELAVQQKQEKPRTPMPSSVDAERTDTAVQATGSVPSTPIAHRGPSSSLNTPGTFRRGLDDSTGGTPLTPAARISALNIVGDLLRKVGALESKLASCRNFVYDQSPGRASGPASGRGSKNRDSVDRRPGGSNVPLGDKGFNTGWDGLGNSASVSLCLSEEPVLANCVCAKLL, via the exons ATGGCGGACTCGGGCAAAACCTTCAGCTCCGAGGAGGAAGAGGCCAACTATTGGAAAGACCTGGCTATGACCTACAAGCAGAG GGCAGAGAACACCCAAGAGGAGCTCCGGGAATTCCAGGAGGAAAGCCGGGAATACGAGGCGGAACTGGAGACACAGCTGCAACAAACTGAGAGCAAAAACAGGGACCTGCTGATGGAAAACAACCACCTTCGCATGGAGCTGGAGACCATCAAG GAGAAGTTTAAAACACAGCATTCTGAAGGCTACCGGCAGATCTCAGCCTTAGAGGATGACCTTGCCCAGACGAAAGCCATAAAAGATAAACTGCAGAAGTACATCAGAGAGCTGGAGCAAGCCAACGATGACCTGGAAAGAGCCAAACG GGCCACGATCATGTCACTGGAGGACTTTGAACAGCGTTTGAATCAAGCCATAGAAAGAAACGCCTTCCTGGAGAGCGAACTGGACGAGAAGGAGAATCTCCTGGAATCTGTTCAACGACTGAAGGATGAAGCCAGAG ATTTGCGGCAGGAATTGGCTGTGCAGCAAAAGCAGGAGAAACCCAGGACGCCCATGCCCAGCTCAGTGGACGCTGAGAGGACAGACACAGCAGTGCAGGCCACTGGCTCTGTGCCGTCCACCCCCATAGCTCATCGAGGACCCAGCTCTAGTTTAAACACTCCTGGGACCTTCAGACGTG GCCTGGACGACTCCACTGGGGGGACCCCCCTCACACCCGCAGCCCGGATATCAGCCCTCAACATCGTGGGAGACCTGCTGCGGAAAGTGGGG GCCCTGGAGTCCAAACTTGCTTCCTGCCGGAACTTCGTGTACGATCAGTCCCCAGGCCGAGCCAGTGGCCCAGCCTCAGGGCGGGGGAGCAAAAACAGAGACAGCGTGGACAGGCGGCCCGGCGGCAGCAACGTGCCTCTCGGTGACAAAGG
- the NDE1 gene encoding nuclear distribution protein nudE homolog 1 isoform X3 — MADSGKTFSSEEEEANYWKDLAMTYKQRAENTQEELREFQEESREYEAELETQLQQTESKNRDLLMENNHLRMELETIKEKFKTQHSEGYRQISALEDDLAQTKAIKDKLQKYIRELEQANDDLERAKRATIMSLEDFEQRLNQAIERNAFLESELDEKENLLESVQRLKDEARDLRQELAVQQKQEKPRTPMPSSVDAERTDTAVQATGSVPSTPIAHRGPSSSLNTPGTFRRGLDDSTGGTPLTPAARISALNIVGDLLRKVGALESKLASCRNFVYDQSPGRASGPASGRGSKNRDSVDRRPGGSNVPLGDKGTFRKLNQPDWIPEASHRIGKHKPDL; from the exons ATGGCGGACTCGGGCAAAACCTTCAGCTCCGAGGAGGAAGAGGCCAACTATTGGAAAGACCTGGCTATGACCTACAAGCAGAG GGCAGAGAACACCCAAGAGGAGCTCCGGGAATTCCAGGAGGAAAGCCGGGAATACGAGGCGGAACTGGAGACACAGCTGCAACAAACTGAGAGCAAAAACAGGGACCTGCTGATGGAAAACAACCACCTTCGCATGGAGCTGGAGACCATCAAG GAGAAGTTTAAAACACAGCATTCTGAAGGCTACCGGCAGATCTCAGCCTTAGAGGATGACCTTGCCCAGACGAAAGCCATAAAAGATAAACTGCAGAAGTACATCAGAGAGCTGGAGCAAGCCAACGATGACCTGGAAAGAGCCAAACG GGCCACGATCATGTCACTGGAGGACTTTGAACAGCGTTTGAATCAAGCCATAGAAAGAAACGCCTTCCTGGAGAGCGAACTGGACGAGAAGGAGAATCTCCTGGAATCTGTTCAACGACTGAAGGATGAAGCCAGAG ATTTGCGGCAGGAATTGGCTGTGCAGCAAAAGCAGGAGAAACCCAGGACGCCCATGCCCAGCTCAGTGGACGCTGAGAGGACAGACACAGCAGTGCAGGCCACTGGCTCTGTGCCGTCCACCCCCATAGCTCATCGAGGACCCAGCTCTAGTTTAAACACTCCTGGGACCTTCAGACGTG GCCTGGACGACTCCACTGGGGGGACCCCCCTCACACCCGCAGCCCGGATATCAGCCCTCAACATCGTGGGAGACCTGCTGCGGAAAGTGGGG GCCCTGGAGTCCAAACTTGCTTCCTGCCGGAACTTCGTGTACGATCAGTCCCCAGGCCGAGCCAGTGGCCCAGCCTCAGGGCGGGGGAGCAAAAACAGAGACAGCGTGGACAGGCGGCCCGGCGGCAGCAACGTGCCTCTCGGTGACAAAGG AACCTTCAGGAAACTAAATCAGCCAGACTGGATTCCTGAAGCCAGTCACCGGATTGGAAAACACAAACCTGACCTCTAA